The Streptomyces sp. NBC_01275 genome has a segment encoding these proteins:
- a CDS encoding DNA topoisomerase (ATP-hydrolyzing) subunit A has protein sequence MARRSTKTPPPDESYEERILDIDVVDEMQGSFLEYAYSVIYSRALPDARDGLKPVHRRIVYQMNEMGLRPDRGYVKCARVVGEVMGKLHPHGDASIYDALVRMAQPFSMRVPLVDGHGNFGSLGNDDPPAAMRYTECRQAEATSLMTESIDEDTVDFAPNYDGQEQEPVALPAAFPNLLVNGSSGIAVGMATNMPPHNLGEVIAAARHLIRFPAADLDALMRHVPGPDLPTGGRIVGLSGIRDAYETGRGTFKIRATVSVETVTARRKGLVVTELPFTVGPEKVIAKIKDLVGSKKIQGIADVKDLTDRAHGLRLVIEIKNGFVPEAVLEQLYKLTPMEESFGINNVALVDGQPLTLGLKELLEVYLDHRFTVVRRRSEFRRTKRRDRLHLVEGLLTALVDIDEVIRLIRSSDNSAQAKQRLMERFSLSDIQTQYILDTPLRRLTRFDRIELEAEQERLNAEIAELTRILDSDAELRKMVSAELAAVAKKFGTERRTVLLESSGVTTSAVPLQVADDPCRVLLSSTGLLARTANGEPSTESAEDTEEEAGPRTRHDVIVSAVPATARGEIGAVVSSGRLLRINVVDLPQLPDTASAPNLSGGAPLTEFVSLEGDETVICLITLDESSPGLALGTEQGVVKRVVPDYPTNKDELEVITLKEGDRIVGAVELRTGEEDLVFITDDAQLLRYQAAQVRPQGRPAGGMAGIKLVEGAKVISFTAVDPAADAVVFTVAGSRGTLDDSVQTTAKLTPFDQYPRKGRATGGVRCQRFLKGEDCLSLAWAGPVPAKAAQKNGTPVELPEIDPRRDGSGVSLAKTVSVVAGPI, from the coding sequence ATGGCCCGCCGCAGCACGAAGACCCCGCCGCCCGACGAGTCGTACGAGGAGCGGATCCTCGACATCGACGTCGTCGACGAGATGCAGGGCTCCTTCCTCGAGTACGCGTACTCGGTCATCTACTCCCGCGCCCTGCCGGACGCCCGCGACGGCCTCAAGCCGGTGCACCGCCGCATCGTCTACCAGATGAACGAGATGGGCCTGCGCCCCGACCGCGGGTACGTCAAGTGCGCCCGCGTCGTCGGCGAGGTCATGGGCAAGCTGCACCCGCACGGCGACGCCTCGATCTACGACGCCCTGGTGCGCATGGCCCAGCCGTTCTCCATGCGCGTGCCGCTGGTCGACGGCCACGGCAACTTCGGCTCCCTGGGCAACGACGACCCGCCGGCCGCGATGCGGTACACGGAGTGCCGTCAGGCCGAGGCGACAAGCCTGATGACGGAGTCGATCGACGAAGACACGGTCGACTTCGCGCCGAACTACGACGGCCAGGAGCAGGAGCCGGTGGCGCTGCCCGCCGCCTTCCCGAACCTCCTGGTCAACGGCTCGTCGGGCATCGCGGTCGGCATGGCCACGAACATGCCGCCGCACAACCTGGGCGAGGTCATCGCCGCCGCCCGCCATCTGATCCGCTTCCCGGCCGCCGATCTGGACGCCCTGATGCGGCACGTCCCGGGCCCCGACCTGCCCACCGGCGGCCGGATCGTCGGCCTCTCGGGCATCCGGGACGCCTACGAGACGGGCCGCGGCACCTTCAAGATCCGCGCCACGGTGTCGGTGGAGACGGTGACGGCCCGCCGCAAGGGCCTGGTCGTCACCGAGCTGCCCTTCACGGTCGGCCCCGAGAAGGTCATCGCCAAGATCAAGGACCTGGTCGGCTCGAAGAAGATCCAGGGCATCGCCGACGTCAAGGACCTCACCGACCGCGCGCACGGCCTGCGCCTGGTCATCGAGATCAAGAACGGCTTCGTGCCGGAGGCGGTCCTGGAGCAGCTGTACAAGCTGACGCCGATGGAGGAGTCCTTCGGCATCAACAACGTGGCGCTGGTGGACGGCCAGCCGCTCACGCTGGGCCTCAAGGAGCTCCTGGAGGTCTACCTCGACCACCGTTTCACGGTGGTGCGCCGCCGCAGCGAGTTCCGCCGGACCAAGCGCCGCGACCGGCTGCATCTGGTGGAGGGCCTGCTGACGGCGCTCGTCGACATCGACGAGGTCATCCGGCTGATCCGCTCCAGCGACAACAGCGCGCAGGCCAAGCAGCGTCTGATGGAGCGCTTCTCGCTGTCGGACATCCAGACCCAGTACATCCTGGACACCCCGCTGCGCCGGCTGACCAGGTTCGACCGCATCGAGCTGGAGGCCGAGCAGGAGCGGCTCAACGCGGAGATCGCCGAGCTGACCCGGATCCTGGACTCCGACGCCGAGCTGCGCAAGATGGTCTCGGCCGAACTGGCCGCGGTGGCCAAGAAGTTCGGCACCGAGCGGCGTACGGTCCTGCTGGAGTCGTCGGGCGTCACGACCTCCGCGGTGCCGCTCCAGGTCGCGGACGACCCGTGCCGCGTCCTGCTGTCCTCCACGGGACTGCTGGCCCGTACGGCGAACGGCGAGCCCTCCACGGAGAGCGCCGAGGACACCGAGGAGGAGGCCGGCCCGCGCACCAGGCACGACGTGATCGTCTCGGCCGTGCCGGCCACCGCGCGCGGCGAGATCGGCGCGGTCGTCTCGTCCGGCCGACTGCTGCGGATCAACGTGGTCGACCTGCCGCAGCTGCCGGACACGGCGTCGGCGCCGAACCTCTCGGGCGGCGCCCCGCTGACGGAGTTCGTCTCCCTGGAGGGCGACGAGACGGTGATCTGTCTGATCACGCTCGACGAGTCGTCCCCGGGCCTTGCGCTCGGCACGGAACAGGGCGTCGTCAAGCGGGTCGTGCCCGACTACCCGACCAACAAGGACGAGTTGGAGGTCATCACCCTCAAGGAGGGCGACCGCATCGTCGGCGCGGTCGAACTGCGCACCGGCGAGGAGGACCTGGTCTTCATCACGGACGACGCCCAGCTGCTGCGCTATCAGGCCGCGCAGGTGCGCCCGCAGGGCCGTCCGGCGGGCGGCATGGCCGGCATCAAGCTCGTCGAGGGCGCGAAGGTGATCTCGTTCACGGCGGTGGACCCGGCGGCGGACGCGGTGGTCTTCACGGTCGCGGGCTCACGCGGCACCCTGGACGACTCCGTCCAGACGACCGCCAAGCTGACCCCGTTCGACCAGTATCCGCGCAAGGGCCGGGCCACAGGCGGGGTGCGCTGCCAGCGGTTCCTGAAGGGCGAGGACTGCCTGTCCCTGGCCTGGGCGGGGCCCGTCCCGGCGAAGGCCGCGCAGAAGAACGGCACCCCGGTCGAGCTTCCGGAGATCGACCCGCGCCGTGACGGTTCGGGCGTGTCGCTGGCGAAGACGGTGTCGGTGGTGGCCGGCCCGATCTAA
- a CDS encoding pitrilysin family protein gives MGHTATAQAGSGGLTATEHRLANGLRVVLSEDRLTPVAAVCLWYDVGSRHEVKGRTGLAHLFEHLMFQGSGQVKGNGHFELVQGAGGSLNGTTSFERTNYFETMPAHQLELALWLEADRMGSLLAALDDESMENQRDVVKNERRQRYDNVPYGTAFEKLTALAYPDGHPYHHTPIGSMTDLDAATLEDARAFFRTYYAPNNAVLSVVGDIDSAQTLAWIEKYFGSIPGHDGKPEPRDGSLPDVIGEQLREVVEEEVPARALMAAYRLPQDGTRASDAADLALTVLGGGESSRLYNRLVRRDRTAVAAGFGLLRLAGAPSLGWLDVKTSGDVEVPVIEAAIDEELARFAEEGPTAEEMERAQAQLEREWLDRLGTVAGRADELCRFAVLFGDPQLALTAVQRVLDITPEEVREVAKARLRPDNRAVLVYEPTAAEAPADQDENEEAAQ, from the coding sequence ATGGGTCACACGGCCACAGCCCAGGCAGGCTCCGGGGGCCTGACAGCGACCGAGCACCGCCTGGCCAACGGCCTGCGCGTGGTGCTCTCGGAGGACCGCCTGACCCCCGTAGCGGCGGTGTGCCTCTGGTACGACGTCGGCTCGCGCCACGAAGTCAAGGGCCGCACCGGCCTGGCTCACCTCTTCGAGCACCTGATGTTCCAGGGCTCCGGCCAGGTCAAGGGCAACGGTCACTTCGAGCTGGTCCAGGGCGCCGGCGGCTCCCTCAACGGCACCACCAGCTTCGAGCGCACCAACTACTTCGAGACCATGCCCGCTCACCAGTTGGAGCTCGCCCTCTGGCTGGAGGCCGACCGCATGGGCTCTCTGCTGGCGGCCCTGGACGACGAGTCCATGGAGAACCAGCGCGACGTCGTGAAGAACGAGCGCCGCCAGCGCTACGACAACGTCCCCTACGGCACGGCGTTCGAGAAGCTGACCGCCCTCGCCTACCCGGACGGCCACCCCTACCACCACACGCCGATCGGCTCCATGACCGACCTGGACGCGGCGACCCTGGAGGACGCGCGCGCGTTCTTCCGCACGTACTACGCGCCCAACAACGCGGTCCTGTCGGTCGTCGGCGACATCGACTCCGCGCAGACGCTCGCCTGGATCGAGAAGTACTTCGGCTCCATCCCCGGCCACGACGGCAAGCCCGAGCCCCGGGACGGCTCGCTGCCCGACGTCATCGGCGAGCAGCTGCGCGAGGTCGTCGAGGAGGAGGTCCCGGCCCGCGCCCTGATGGCCGCCTACCGCCTGCCGCAGGACGGCACGCGCGCGTCGGACGCGGCCGACCTGGCGCTCACCGTCCTCGGCGGCGGCGAGTCCTCCCGCCTGTACAACCGGCTCGTGCGCCGCGACCGTACGGCCGTCGCGGCCGGGTTCGGCCTGCTGCGGCTGGCCGGCGCGCCCTCCCTGGGCTGGCTGGACGTGAAGACCTCCGGCGACGTCGAGGTGCCCGTGATCGAGGCCGCCATCGACGAGGAGCTCGCCCGGTTCGCCGAGGAGGGCCCCACGGCCGAGGAGATGGAGCGCGCCCAGGCCCAGTTGGAGCGCGAGTGGCTGGACCGGCTCGGCACGGTCGCCGGCCGCGCGGACGAACTGTGCCGGTTCGCCGTCCTGTTCGGCGACCCGCAGCTCGCCCTGACCGCCGTCCAGCGGGTCCTGGACATCACGCCCGAGGAGGTGCGGGAGGTCGCCAAGGCCCGACTGCGCCCCGACAACCGCGCGGTGCTCGTCTACGAGCCGACCGCCGCCGAAGCCCCCGCCGACCAGGACGAGAACGAGGAGGCGGCGCAGTGA
- a CDS encoding pitrilysin family protein, whose protein sequence is MTELATMDFHPQPQAGEARPWAFPAPERAALDNGLTVLHCHRPGQQVVAVEVLLDAPLDAEPAGLDGVATIMARAFSEGTDKHSAEEFAAELERCGATLDMHADHPGVRLSLEVPASRLAKALGLLADALRAPAFADSEIERLVRNRLDEIPHELANPSRRAAKELSKELFPATARMSRPRQGTAETVEKIDAAAVRAFYERHVRPSTATAVVVGDLTGIELEALLGDTLGAWTGSSAQPRPVPPVTADDTGRVVIVDRPGAVQTQVLIGRIGADRHDRVWPAQVLGTYCLGGTLTSRLDRVLREEKGYTYGVRAFGQVLRSAPDGTGAAMLAISGSVDTPNTGPALDDLWKVLRTLAAEGLTDAERDVAVQNLVGVAPLKYETAAAVAGTLADQVEQYLPDDFQATLYRQLAATGTVEATAAAVSAFPVDRLVTVLVGDAAQIKEPVEALGLGEVKVVAAE, encoded by the coding sequence GTGACCGAGCTCGCCACGATGGACTTCCACCCCCAGCCCCAGGCGGGCGAGGCCAGGCCGTGGGCGTTCCCGGCGCCCGAGCGCGCCGCGCTGGACAACGGCCTGACGGTCCTGCACTGCCACCGCCCCGGCCAGCAGGTCGTCGCCGTCGAGGTCCTCCTCGACGCGCCCTTGGACGCCGAGCCGGCCGGCCTCGACGGCGTCGCCACGATCATGGCGCGGGCCTTCTCCGAGGGCACCGACAAGCACTCCGCCGAGGAGTTCGCCGCCGAGCTGGAGCGCTGCGGCGCCACCCTCGACATGCACGCCGACCACCCCGGCGTCCGCCTCAGCCTCGAAGTCCCGGCCTCGCGCCTGGCCAAGGCGCTCGGCCTGCTCGCCGACGCCCTCAGGGCGCCCGCGTTCGCCGACAGCGAGATCGAGCGCCTCGTCCGCAACCGCCTGGACGAGATCCCGCACGAGCTGGCCAACCCCTCCCGGCGCGCCGCCAAGGAGCTCTCCAAGGAGCTGTTCCCGGCCACCGCGCGCATGTCGCGCCCCCGCCAGGGCACCGCGGAGACCGTCGAGAAGATCGACGCCGCGGCCGTACGCGCCTTCTACGAGAGGCACGTTCGCCCGTCCACGGCCACCGCCGTGGTCGTCGGCGACCTCACCGGCATCGAGCTGGAGGCGCTCCTCGGCGACACGCTGGGCGCCTGGACGGGCTCCTCGGCCCAGCCGCGGCCGGTGCCGCCGGTGACCGCCGACGACACCGGACGGGTCGTCATCGTGGACCGCCCCGGCGCCGTCCAGACGCAGGTGCTGATCGGCCGGATCGGCGCCGACCGGCACGACCGCGTGTGGCCCGCCCAGGTCCTCGGCACGTACTGCCTCGGCGGCACCCTCACCTCCCGCCTGGACCGCGTCCTGCGCGAGGAGAAGGGCTACACCTACGGCGTGCGGGCGTTCGGGCAGGTCCTGCGGTCCGCGCCGGACGGCACGGGCGCCGCGATGCTCGCCATCAGCGGCTCCGTCGACACCCCGAACACCGGTCCCGCCCTGGACGACCTCTGGAAGGTGCTGCGCACCCTCGCCGCCGAGGGACTGACCGACGCCGAACGCGACGTGGCCGTGCAGAACCTGGTCGGTGTGGCGCCGCTGAAGTACGAGACCGCCGCAGCCGTCGCCGGCACGCTGGCCGACCAGGTCGAGCAGTACCTGCCCGACGACTTCCAGGCGACGCTGTACCGGCAACTCGCCGCGACCGGCACGGTGGAGGCCACCGCGGCGGCCGTGAGCGCCTTCCCCGTGGACCGTCTGGTGACCGTCCTCGTCGGCGACGCCGCGCAGATCAAGGAGCCGGTCGAGGCGCTCGGTCTCGGCGAAGTGAAGGTCGTCGCCGCGGAGTAG
- a CDS encoding M23 family metallopeptidase, with product MAFTCAPGKHRRPSRMKRTTARAAGVAALTTTGVVATVASPALAAEPTPEQTGLIPVVTAGEAVAEQIDDQVAVQMKAAYEEAAREAAAKKAVEEREARVRAAREAERKRLNAFVLPITGSYVSTGYHASSSLWSSGSHTGIDFHAASGTSVHAVGLGTVVEAGWGGSYGNQVVVKMNDGTYTQYGHLSSIGVSVGQQVTPGQQIGLSGATGNVTGPHLHFEARTTAEYGSDIDPVAYLRTHGVNL from the coding sequence ATGGCGTTCACCTGCGCCCCCGGGAAGCACCGTCGGCCCAGCCGGATGAAGCGCACCACCGCCCGCGCGGCGGGCGTCGCGGCGCTCACCACCACCGGCGTCGTCGCCACCGTCGCCTCCCCGGCCCTCGCGGCCGAGCCCACCCCCGAGCAGACCGGGCTGATCCCCGTCGTCACCGCCGGCGAAGCCGTCGCCGAGCAGATCGACGACCAGGTCGCCGTGCAGATGAAGGCCGCCTACGAGGAGGCCGCGCGCGAGGCGGCCGCCAAGAAGGCCGTGGAGGAGCGCGAGGCACGCGTGCGTGCGGCCCGTGAGGCCGAGCGCAAGCGGCTCAACGCCTTCGTGCTGCCGATCACCGGCTCCTACGTCTCCACCGGCTACCACGCCAGCAGTTCGCTGTGGTCCTCCGGCAGCCACACCGGCATCGACTTCCACGCCGCGAGCGGCACTTCGGTGCACGCGGTCGGCCTGGGCACCGTCGTCGAGGCCGGCTGGGGAGGGTCGTACGGCAATCAGGTGGTCGTCAAGATGAACGACGGCACGTACACCCAGTACGGCCATCTGTCGTCCATCGGCGTCTCGGTGGGCCAGCAGGTCACCCCCGGCCAGCAGATCGGCCTGTCCGGCGCGACCGGCAACGTCACCGGCCCGCATCTGCACTTCGAGGCCCGCACGACGGCGGAGTACGGCTCGGACATCGACCCCGTCGCCTACCTCCGCACGCACGGCGTGAACCTCTGA
- a CDS encoding GntR family transcriptional regulator produces MRIPAHSVCTAIRDDIVAGVYERGSRLTEELLARRYGVSRVPVREALRTLEAEGFVVTRRHAGACVAEPTEQEAADLLEMRMLLEPLGASRAAQRRTEAHLKVLRGLVRLGQERARRGNSEDLRSLGSWFHETLAQASGSHALTSTLTQLRHKIAWMYAIEAPANPVESWAEHGAIVDAVARGDGERARAITALHTERATAAHRLRFSAGADRQDRVRTSQHPVNMTGLRH; encoded by the coding sequence ATGCGTATTCCGGCGCACTCGGTGTGCACGGCCATCCGGGACGACATCGTCGCGGGTGTCTACGAGCGCGGCAGCCGCCTCACCGAGGAACTCCTCGCCCGCCGCTACGGCGTTTCCCGCGTTCCGGTCAGAGAGGCGCTGCGCACGCTGGAGGCGGAGGGCTTCGTCGTGACGCGGCGGCACGCGGGCGCGTGCGTCGCCGAGCCGACCGAGCAGGAGGCCGCCGACCTGCTGGAGATGCGCATGCTGCTGGAGCCGCTCGGCGCCTCCCGGGCCGCCCAGCGCCGCACCGAGGCCCATCTCAAGGTGCTGCGCGGGCTCGTCCGGCTGGGCCAGGAACGCGCCCGGAGGGGCAACAGCGAGGATCTGCGCTCGCTGGGCAGCTGGTTCCACGAGACGCTCGCCCAGGCCTCCGGCAGCCACGCCCTGACGTCGACGCTGACCCAGCTGCGCCACAAGATCGCCTGGATGTACGCGATCGAGGCGCCGGCCAACCCCGTGGAGTCCTGGGCGGAGCACGGCGCGATCGTGGACGCGGTGGCGCGCGGCGACGGGGAGCGTGCGCGGGCGATCACGGCGCTGCACACCGAGCGCGCGACGGCCGCGCACCGGCTGCGCTTTTCCGCCGGAGCCGACCGCCAGGACCGTGTGAGGACTTCGCAACATCCCGTAAACATGACGGGCCTGCGTCATTAA
- a CDS encoding HPr family phosphocarrier protein, whose product MAERRVNVGWAEGLHARPASIFVRAATAAGIPVTIAKADGNPVNAASMLAVLGLGAQGGEEIVLASEAEGADASLDRLAKLVAEGLEELPETV is encoded by the coding sequence ATGGCTGAGCGCCGCGTCAACGTCGGCTGGGCCGAGGGCCTTCACGCCCGCCCCGCTTCCATCTTCGTCCGGGCCGCCACGGCCGCAGGCATCCCGGTGACGATCGCCAAGGCCGACGGCAACCCCGTCAACGCGGCCTCCATGCTGGCCGTTCTCGGCCTGGGCGCCCAGGGCGGCGAGGAGATCGTCCTCGCCTCCGAGGCCGAGGGCGCGGACGCGTCGCTCGACCGACTGGCGAAGCTGGTCGCCGAGGGTCTCGAGGAACTCCCCGAGACCGTCTGA
- a CDS encoding bifunctional GNAT family N-acetyltransferase/acetate--CoA ligase family protein encodes MQSASDRHEYPAHWEADVVLRDGGTARIRPITVDDAERLVSFYEQVSDESKYYRFFAPYPRLSAKDVHRFTHHDFVDRVGLAATVGGEFIATVRYDRIGADGMAASAPADEAEVAFLVQDAHQGRGVASALLEHIAAVARERDIRRFAAEVLPANNKMIKVFTDAGYTQQRHFEDGVVRLEFDLEPTERSLAVQRAREQRAEAHSVGRLLAPGSVAVVGAGRTPGGVGRSVLGNLREAGFAGRLYAVNKAFPEDLKEFDGVPAHRSVRDIEGHVDLAVVAVPAEHVPEVVAECGEHGVQGLVVLSAGYAESGPDGRERQRQLVRHARAYGMRIIGPNAFGVINTSPQVRLNASLAPEMPRPGRIGLFAQSGAIGVALLSRLHRRGGGVTGVTGVSTFVSSGNRADVSGNDVLQYWYDDPDTDVALMYLESIGNPRKFTRLARRTAAAKPLVVVQGTGTAPQGHAVRATRLPHATVSALLRQAGVIRVDTITELVDAGLLLARQPLPTGPRVAILGNSESLGLLTYDACLSEGLRPLPPLDLTTGASAEDFHAALARALADETCDAVVVTAIPAIGETSPGDAELAQALRSAAVVAPAKPVLVVHVELGGLAEALSAATSTAPRAAETAPRARAATPDAGTPDTGTRLPADTRPPAAARPPAGAQPPTDTRPPTAAEAPEGTHLIPAYPAAERAVRALAEAVKYAQWRREAADPGKVPEYEDIDEKGAAALIERLLARGQGLTLGTEETCELLGRYGVHPRRAIPAPTPDEAARAAHALGYPVALKATAPHLRHRADLGGVRLDLADEEQLRRAYAELTGLFGAPEQLRPVVQAMAPRGVDTVVRSVIDPAAGAVLSFGLAGAASQLLGDMAHRLVPVTDRDATALIRSIRTAPLLFGWRGSTPVDTPALEELLLRVSRLVDDHPEVVAVTLEPVVVAPHGLSVLGASVRLAPPPARDDLGPRTLPAY; translated from the coding sequence ATGCAGAGCGCGTCGGACCGGCACGAGTACCCCGCCCACTGGGAGGCCGACGTGGTGCTGCGCGACGGCGGCACCGCACGCATCCGCCCCATCACCGTCGATGACGCCGAGCGCCTGGTCAGCTTCTATGAGCAGGTCTCGGACGAGTCGAAGTACTACCGCTTCTTCGCGCCCTACCCGCGCCTGTCCGCAAAGGACGTCCACCGCTTCACGCACCACGACTTTGTGGACAGGGTGGGACTCGCGGCCACGGTCGGCGGCGAGTTCATCGCCACCGTACGCTATGACCGGATTGGTGCCGACGGCATGGCCGCCTCCGCGCCCGCCGACGAGGCCGAGGTCGCCTTTCTCGTGCAGGACGCCCACCAGGGGCGCGGTGTCGCCTCCGCCCTCCTCGAGCACATCGCGGCCGTCGCGCGCGAGCGGGACATCCGCCGGTTCGCCGCCGAGGTGCTCCCCGCCAACAACAAGATGATCAAGGTGTTCACGGACGCCGGATACACCCAGCAGCGCCACTTCGAGGACGGCGTGGTCCGCCTGGAGTTCGACCTCGAACCCACCGAGCGCTCCCTCGCCGTGCAGCGCGCGCGGGAGCAGCGCGCCGAGGCGCACTCCGTAGGGCGGCTGCTCGCGCCCGGCTCCGTCGCCGTCGTCGGCGCCGGCCGCACCCCCGGCGGCGTGGGCCGAAGCGTCCTGGGCAATCTCAGGGAGGCCGGGTTCGCCGGACGCCTGTACGCCGTGAACAAGGCGTTCCCCGAGGACCTGAAGGAGTTCGACGGGGTCCCCGCCCACCGCTCGGTGCGCGACATAGAGGGGCATGTCGACCTCGCGGTCGTCGCCGTCCCGGCCGAGCACGTGCCCGAGGTCGTCGCAGAGTGCGGCGAGCACGGCGTACAGGGACTCGTCGTCCTCTCCGCCGGCTACGCCGAGAGCGGCCCCGACGGACGCGAACGCCAGCGCCAACTCGTGCGGCACGCGCGCGCGTACGGGATGCGGATCATCGGCCCCAACGCCTTCGGCGTCATCAACACCTCCCCGCAGGTGCGGCTGAACGCCTCCCTGGCCCCGGAGATGCCGCGGCCCGGCCGGATCGGCCTCTTCGCCCAGTCCGGCGCCATCGGCGTCGCCCTGCTGTCCCGGCTGCACCGGCGCGGCGGAGGCGTCACCGGCGTCACCGGCGTGTCCACCTTCGTCTCCTCCGGCAACCGCGCGGACGTCTCCGGCAACGACGTCCTGCAGTACTGGTACGACGACCCCGACACCGACGTCGCCCTCATGTACCTGGAGTCCATCGGCAACCCGCGCAAGTTCACCCGCCTCGCCCGGCGTACGGCGGCGGCGAAGCCGCTGGTCGTCGTCCAGGGCACCGGCACCGCCCCGCAGGGGCACGCCGTACGGGCGACGCGGCTGCCGCACGCGACGGTGTCCGCGCTGCTGCGGCAGGCCGGCGTGATCCGCGTGGACACGATCACCGAACTGGTCGACGCGGGCCTGCTGCTGGCCCGCCAGCCGCTGCCGACGGGACCGCGGGTGGCCATCCTCGGCAACTCCGAGTCGCTGGGGCTGCTGACGTACGACGCCTGCCTCTCCGAGGGGCTGCGGCCGCTGCCGCCGCTGGACCTGACCACGGGGGCCTCGGCGGAGGACTTCCATGCGGCGCTCGCGCGGGCGCTGGCCGACGAGACGTGCGACGCGGTGGTCGTCACGGCGATCCCGGCGATCGGCGAGACCTCGCCCGGGGACGCGGAGCTGGCTCAGGCGCTGCGCTCGGCCGCGGTCGTGGCCCCCGCCAAGCCGGTGCTGGTCGTGCACGTGGAACTCGGCGGCCTGGCGGAGGCGCTGTCGGCCGCGACGAGCACCGCACCGCGCGCCGCGGAGACGGCCCCCCGCGCGCGGGCCGCGACACCGGACGCGGGAACTCCGGACACCGGAACACGGCTGCCCGCCGATACTCGGCCGCCCGCCGCCGCACGGCCGCCCGCCGGTGCACAGCCGCCCACCGACACCCGCCCGCCCACCGCCGCCGAAGCCCCCGAGGGAACGCACCTCATCCCCGCCTACCCCGCCGCCGAACGCGCGGTCCGCGCCCTCGCCGAAGCCGTGAAGTACGCGCAGTGGCGGCGCGAGGCCGCCGACCCCGGCAAGGTGCCCGAGTACGAGGACATCGACGAGAAGGGCGCCGCCGCCCTGATCGAGAGGCTCCTCGCGCGCGGGCAGGGCCTCACCCTCGGCACGGAGGAGACCTGCGAGCTGCTCGGCCGCTACGGCGTCCACCCCCGCCGTGCGATCCCCGCGCCCACCCCCGACGAGGCCGCCCGCGCCGCCCACGCCCTCGGCTACCCCGTCGCCCTCAAGGCCACCGCCCCGCACCTGCGCCACCGCGCCGACCTGGGCGGCGTACGTCTGGATCTCGCGGACGAGGAACAACTGCGGCGGGCGTACGCCGAGTTGACCGGGCTGTTCGGGGCGCCGGAGCAGCTGCGTCCGGTCGTCCAGGCGATGGCCCCGCGCGGGGTCGACACAGTCGTCCGCTCGGTCATCGATCCGGCCGCCGGAGCCGTGCTGTCCTTCGGGCTCGCCGGGGCGGCCTCCCAGCTGCTCGGGGACATGGCCCACCGACTGGTTCCGGTCACCGACCGCGACGCGACCGCACTGATCCGCTCGATCCGGACGGCCCCGCTCCTCTTCGGCTGGCGGGGCTCGACCCCCGTCGACACCCCCGCCCTGGAGGAGCTGCTGCTGCGGGTCTCCCGGCTGGTCGACGACCACCCCGAGGTCGTGGCGGTCACCCTGGAGCCGGTCGTCGTCGCCCCGCACGGCCTGAGCGTCCTCGGCGCCTCGGTCCGCCTCGCGCCCCCGCCCGCTCGCGACGACCTCGGTCCCCGCACACTGCCCGCGTACTGA
- a CDS encoding DUF5998 family protein: protein MAKTSTTTQGLRSAIERSGYYPALVAEAVEAAVGGEPIRSFLVHQETTFDQNEVRRHVTVLVLTGNRFIVSHTDEQAADTTSPTPYATTSTESVKLGRISSVVLSRVVANPESYTPGTLPREVVLTIGWGAVSRIDLEPAACGDPNCDADHGYTGNSTADDLSLRVSEAGDGPETVRQALAFAQSLSEATADVTR, encoded by the coding sequence ATGGCCAAGACCAGTACGACGACCCAGGGGCTGCGCTCGGCGATCGAGCGCAGCGGCTACTACCCGGCCCTCGTGGCCGAGGCGGTGGAGGCCGCCGTGGGCGGCGAGCCGATCCGGTCGTTCCTGGTCCACCAGGAGACCACGTTCGACCAGAACGAGGTGCGTCGGCATGTGACCGTGCTGGTCCTCACCGGCAACCGCTTCATCGTCAGCCACACCGACGAGCAGGCCGCCGACACCACGTCCCCGACGCCGTACGCCACGACGTCCACGGAGTCCGTGAAGCTCGGCCGGATCTCGTCGGTCGTGCTGAGCCGGGTGGTCGCCAACCCGGAGTCGTACACGCCGGGCACCCTGCCGCGCGAGGTCGTGCTGACCATCGGGTGGGGCGCCGTCTCCCGCATCGACCTGGAGCCGGCCGCCTGCGGCGACCCCAACTGCGACGCCGACCACGGCTACACGGGCAACTCGACGGCCGACGACCTCAGCCTGCGCGTCAGCGAGGCGGGCGACGGCCCGGAGACGGTGCGCCAAGCGCTCGCCTTCGCGCAGTCGCTCTCCGAGGCGACCGCGGACGTCACCCGCTGA